The region ATGCTGCAAGTATGCAAGCATTTTATGCTTTacatttgtgaatttttttcatatgagACCTTCCATTGTTAATCAAGCACGTAATGCATGATTCAGGCTTTCTCAGAGAATAACATAACATTTGATTCGTGATTCTTGATTCTTGATTCAGGGGATATAGAGTCAATGCCATTTATTGAAGCTTTGGGCAGATTCTCTTATCGAGTTGGTGAGGAAACTGTGTTTCATcttaatatcatttatttattttgcaaaacatATGGTCCCTTACCCTTTTGcatattgatttttctttgttgCTTAGGTCCGGGAAACTTTTGCTTGGTTCATGTCAGCCTTGTGCCAGTTCTGAATGTTGTGGGTGAACAGGTAAAACATCCgagttttacactattttttcgttcattgaaatttatttttatatcctttATTTGTAGAAAACCAAGCCAACTCAACATAGTGTACGTGGACTAAGAACACTTGGATTAACACCAAATGTCTTGGCATGTCGCAGTGCGAGGGTAAGTGTATTTATACTTTTAACCGTCAAAGATTGATCGATGCTGCGATTATGTTCTCTGATTTGCCATTGAATGTTGTGAACAGCCATTGGAAGACAATGTCAAAGAAAAATTGTCACAATTTTGCCATGTCCCGGTAAGCAACCAGTTCATCATGCTATGGTGTTTTTTAAGTAATACCTGTGAGtgtattttttaatgatttgatgaagaattttGCATTTTCAGGCAGCAAATATCATTACTCTGCATGATGTTTCAAATATTTGGCACATTCCTTTACTATTAAGGGTAAAGTCTTTTACTCTTGTTAATGGTAACTTGCCTTGAAACGTATTATTTGTCTGGTGAAGTTATATCGTCCGTCCTCCATCTGTCCTATATTACTTTTAAGCATGCCACTTTTATTGCTCTTTTAGGACCAAAAGGCACATGAAGCTATTTTGAAAGATCTCAATCTTCTTAGGTTTGTCTACTGAACTTGGGCAATTTAAATCGAAACTGATTGccttttatgttttattgtttaattgttttatttctgAGATTGTAATGACACTCACAATATTTGGCTGTTTGAAATGTGCCATCATTGACTATAGTGTTACCGGGGAGCCAAAGTTAGAGAAATGGATGGCTAGAGCCAAACTCTGTGATACATTATGTGACCCTGTGGGTTCTGAGCACTATCTGAAAATTTATTAGCAAGAAAGGATTAGTTTTATATTCTGATGATGTCTGTTTCCTCTATATTAATGTGACTTGCAGGTGAGAATTGCCATGGTTGGAAAATATACTGGTCTGTCAGATTCTTACCTCTCTGTATTGAAGGTGAACACATTTACCATTAATACTTGCCTATTACATTGTAGAGAAGTAATTAGAGGTCAACCTTTTGTTTCCCAAACCAATGTTTGAACTGTTGCTTGTGTAATCCATGTTCCCAGTGACACATTTGTGCCAGTGCTAGGCGTGCTATTGGTATACCACCCAAAAGATATTGTTCCTatagatattttaatattatcacTTTAATTTACTGAGTTGTAGCAAGCCTTGCATATTAAATCAAGTTACTTATTGCAATGttatagaaaataaagaaataattctgtaaattttaatgtaaataacaattattaaacTTCAAATGGGttacaataatttcaaaatttgaaataatttaaaataaggtGACTGATCCATGTTCTGAGGTGAATTCTAGTTGAAGTAGCGTCGCAGATGTTATCTACCAAAGCTTTATAAAGGTCATTTTCTACAGCCATATTTTGTTGGAGGGGCCGAATAACCTGACAACTGATTTTTGACCTGTTTGCAGGCACTCTTACATGCTTCTCTTAGATGCCGTAAAAAACTAGTTGTGGAATGGGTTGCTTCCACGGATCTTGAAGATGAAACAGCAAAGGAGGTTAATTTTCAGATCAGTGTCTCTATCATTTTAACATCCTTATTATTCGTATAATTCTTGGACTAAGATAAATAAGTTCATCTTTATTTAGGCACCTGATAGTTATGAAGCAGCGTGGAAACTATTGAAGGTAAAGAGATTTCTTTGGTATGGTTTAAGAATTACATTCCCACAGTCCATATGAAGGATGATACTATTCTTTTGAGATATTTCTGTCATAAATTTCAGTCTTATGAATGTTATTTCAATCCAGGGTGCACATGGTATCCTAGTTCCAGGTGGCTTTGGGGACAGAGGGGTGCAAGGGAAAATTCTTGCAGCAAAATATGCCCGTGAAAATAAAGTACCATTTCTTGGCATATGCCTAGGCATGCAAATTGCTGTCATTGAGTTTGCCCGATCTATTCTTAAGTTGAAGGATGCAAACAGCACAGAGTTTGACCCAGATACGCTAAACCCTTGTGTTATCTTTATGCCAGAggtttaaatgtttttattttccgCTCTATTCACTTCTGCTTCTTACATAATATACACTCTAAGCTGGACTAACATTTGCAGGGTTCAAAAACTCATATGGGAGGAACAATGCGCCTTGGGTCAAGGAGGACATATTTCAAGGTTATTGACTGCAAATCTGCAAAATTGTGAGGACTGACATATCCCTCAATCGGCCTTATTTTTCCATTAGTTAATGTTTCCAACTGTTTCTCTCCTTTATATCTTTGAGAAGGTTAATTGGATCTCAATCTTTTGCTTTCTTAGATACGGCAATGTGAGTTACGTTGATGAGAGGCACAGGCATAGATATGAGGTCTTTTGCTATTCTAAATGCATTCCATTCTGTAGTACATCTTTTTTTGCCCTCACATTATTTTCGGAACTGTGAACTTGTATAGTATGCtgatttatgatattatttttgtgttgctAATGTTTCATTACTTGCAGGTCAATCCTGAAATGATCATGGAACTTGAAAGGGCTGGCCTGAAATTTTTTGGTAGAGATGAAACCGGAAGACGCATGGAGGTGTGCATTTGCAATTATGCAACTAAGGTTTCTTTTCTAAGTATGGTTATTATCTCTCATTGCTGATTGTTTTGTCTTAATTCTGGAGATCCTTGAGCTGCCTGATCATCCTTATTTTGTTGGAGCTCAATTTCATCCTGAGTTCAAGTCACGGCCTGAGAAACCATCTGCTCTTTTCTTAGGTAACATCCCCTGGAATAGAGTTATATTCCTAATAAATCAGCAAAGTAACATTtcctataaatatattttagggTGTGCATTTGATTTAATGTCAAAAATGTCTAGTTATATGGAGCACTTGTTTGCATGGCGGCATCTGTGTCGCCCCAGCTCGTTGATTTAATCCAGGAGCTTCATACTTCTGTCAATGCTGGGAGAATTTTTGCATAGGTTTTTTAGTACTTTGTACCTTATAAGCCATGGAATAAGATTCAAAATTTTCTGTTGGAATAGCTGGACTTACTGAAATTTTCTACTTTGCATTTTTTCTGATGTGGGTGTTGTAATCTTTAATTTTCCGGTAGGGTTAATAGAAGCCTCATGTGGCCAATTGGATGGCTTCTTGCAAAGGACAAACCAGCTTACCCGACATCAACAAGTGAATATTCCAGAAattcgttctttattatatgaagACTGACCATATTGGTTAAGAAGATACTTTGTTATAATTaggattgaaaaataatgactTTTATATTGAGTTATTTGTCTTCAAACTATATatcttattttagttttttataacCATCAACCTGAAGTTGAGAAAACATTTACTACTATATATATTGATGCTGAAACTACCTAGTGCACATCAGGTCTGAAGTTTGGCTATTCCTTAAATTTGCGAGTTGCTTACCAAATTTCTTTAGACATTTTTAACTTATGTCACATTAAGGCTCCTTCTGAGACGATATTGGTCTCTGCATAACCAATGCCCTAGAAATAAGGGTGTAATCAAGCCAAGTTTAAGTGAGATGAGATCAATTTGAGCAATTCGAAAAGGTGGTCGAGTTTGAGATTAATTTGCAACCCGAAAAGTATCAATTGCCACCAAGTAGCGATTATCACAAAAGCAATCACTATTTGTCAAGTAGTGGTTAGCACACTTGGAAGAACAAAAGGATGTGGTAAAGCTAGAACCTTGTTTGTTCTATTGCGAACTGCAAATTTgttaactatttttaattttcttgccTTTTAGTGATGCATGTATTTTACTTAAAGTGTCCAAAATGTCTAGCCATGTTATGCACGGTGGCATCTGTTTTCACCAACTCGTCAATGTGATTGTGGAGGTTTaaaacttcatcatcatcattactcCCTGAACATCTAGAGCATTTGCTGATACTTTTAAGTGACTTGATTACAATTCGATGTCTTTCTGCAAAGATATCTgctttattgcttttatttgcAGTTCCTGACATTGTTGGTGCATCTTATTTCTACAGAATTTTTTAACTTATACTAGTGCTCCTTCTGAGACCTGCTTAGGCTTCTGTATGACCAATAACTTAGAAAACTGTAGCACGAGATTGAAAAGTATAGCTATAGTTTGTGCTTTAATTAAGGCTTTTTTGTGTAGGACATGTCTTTATCTAGAGAAACTAATTAAGTAGGTCTAGTTTTCTTTTAGGAGGCGTGCCTTTCCTTcgcatttttaatttgttatccGTTGAAGATCATCTTGAGCATTTGCTAATACTCTTGTGTGACTGGATTACAATTCAATGTCTTTATGCAAAATTATGTGTACTAAATTGATATGATGTACGATTTTGGATATTGTGATTGTCTTATTTCTGTAGGTTTTCTGTATGTCTAACAACTTACAAAACTGCAGCATGAGGATTAGCTATAGTGGATGTATGTTCAAGTTTATGCTTGTTTGTTGTATAACCTATGCCTTTATTTAGAGACACTATAGTTTCCTTCTATGGAGGTGTTACTTTTCTATGTGGTTGAAATTTGTTATCcattgaaaaatatttcttatGCATTGTGAACCAGAAGAGAACACAAAATTTTACGcctggatatatatatatatatatatatataaaccatcaTCTGTATGACCTCGAAACTGGTTTCTGATGATTTGTGAACTTGCGTATTCTATTGGAAACCGACAAGCTCAATATGTCTTTGACAAAGGactttatcattgttttttggATAAGTTGGTCTTTTGTGTCACATGTAGGATGAACTCGCACTGTGTTTTACCAGCTAAACCATCAGCTGTAGAGACCCTTAGCCAATTTGCTGATTTTAAATCTGCCATCTACCGGCACAACAACTCAATGGCACTTTTTAAGCACTCAAAGAACACAGAATTCTATGTGATTAACTTGACAATGAACTTGCAAAATCATCTTGCATTAGTTCAGCTTCATGTCAGATGGATATCTTGTGTGAAAATTGTAGTTTCAGCGCAAACACGAGGATATCATAATGCAAGAATTTTACAGTAATAGTGCAAAACATGAATACTACTGTGTTATTTAATGCTCGCAAATGTCCACTATTTCAAAGTGCCATTTGTGTGGCACCAACTCATTGAATACGATTCTTGAGTTATAAACTTTATTCTAGTCTTGTTTCCCTCAAATATCTGGGTCATTTGCTACACACTACTTGTAAGTAACTGGAATGTGATATAATCGATTTGATTTGCATTTTCTGACATAGGTGTTCTATGTTAAATTTCTGACAGGTTTGATAGCTGCATCATGTGGGCAATTAGACTTCTTCCTTAAAAACTCCAACTGGAACTTGACATCAAGTGTAGCAATCAACGGTTTCTCGACACCAAAGCCCTGCCAAAATGGAATTAGCAAGAAGCCATCCAAAATCTCGATGAACGGAACTTTCTACTCCAATGGTAACAGTAACGGTAACCGGCGTACATGCTTGAGAAACTTATCAGCTTTGGTTGCTGACCTTTTCAgatcatcttttcatttttgcaaTTTTGTTTCTCCCTTATATGCTAATGTACAGTTTGTCAGTTGATAAGGAAATGGTTTTGTAGTGTGAGGGGATTGTTGCAGCAGATAGTTTCAGGATTTTAACTAGGAACAACCTCTGTTAACTGGGTTTGTTTTTGTAGATTTTGAAGTAgtgatttatcttttttcttgATTAAAGTTTGAATAATATGAGCTTTTTTTTAAGTGTAAAACTAGTCATATGACAATGTTACATGTACATTGTGCGCTAGTTGCTCAATAAATGAGAATGAGACCAAAATTTagtgaatgtatatatatatatatatatatatatatttactgtGCCTTGAATCTGGTTTCTAGTGTGAATCTTGTTGTTTTGCTGCAGCAACCTTGAATGAAATTACCGTTTAGAATTATGGAAATTAGATGCTATAAATCAAAGGTTTATTGGAGCACTATTAGGGCTCCTTGTCAAAGCAATCTCAggcattgatattattattattgataaataagTGATAAGCTCTTTTTATTTAAGGGAAATCAACGATGCTAATGTAAAGAATCCCATGCTGCTAATGAAAAGAATCCCATGCCAATGGACTAAGAAGTTGTTGGCCAGGGATTATAATtgtaatttaaatcaaattaaatatctaagtaAAATAACATGTTTCAGTTGCAACAAACAAATGAATTTTTtggatatttgtttttttacaaattttttcatagaaattaattaaatttaagcaCACAAAATTACAAtgcctttataaaaaaaaaagaaatcaaaataaaggGTCCTTTTTGGGgcaaa is a window of Dioscorea cayenensis subsp. rotundata cultivar TDr96_F1 chromosome 5, TDr96_F1_v2_PseudoChromosome.rev07_lg8_w22 25.fasta, whole genome shotgun sequence DNA encoding:
- the LOC120260992 gene encoding CTP synthase-like isoform X2, which gives rise to MKYVLVTGGVVSGLGKGVTASSIGVILKACGLRVTSIKIDPYLNTDAGTMSPFEHGEVFVLDDGGEVDLDLGNYERFLDIKLTRDNNITTGKIYQSVINKERKGDYLGKTVQVVPHITDAIQEWIERVAMVPVDGKEGPADVCVIELGGTIGDIESMPFIEALGRFSYRVGPGNFCLVHVSLVPVLNVVGEQKTKPTQHSVRGLRTLGLTPNVLACRSARPLEDNVKEKLSQFCHVPAANIITLHDVSNIWHIPLLLRDQKAHEAILKDLNLLSVTGEPKLEKWMARAKLCDTLCDPVRIAMVGKYTGLSDSYLSVLKALLHASLRCRKKLVVEWVASTDLEDETAKEAPDSYEAAWKLLKGAHGILVPGGFGDRGVQGKILAAKYARENKVPFLGICLGMQIAVIEFARSILKLKDANSTEFDPDTLNPCVIFMPEGSKTHMGGTMRLGSRRTYFKVIDCKSAKLYGNVSYVDERHRHRYEVNPEMIMELERAGLKFFGRDETGRRMEILELPDHPYFVGAQFHPEFKSRPEKPSALFLVIWSTCLHGGICVAPAR
- the LOC120260992 gene encoding CTP synthase-like isoform X1, whose protein sequence is MKYVLVTGGVVSGLGKGVTASSIGVILKACGLRVTSIKIDPYLNTDAGTMSPFEHGEVFVLDDGGEVDLDLGNYERFLDIKLTRDNNITTGKIYQSVINKERKGDYLGKTVQVVPHITDAIQEWIERVAMVPVDGKEGPADVCVIELGGTIGDIESMPFIEALGRFSYRVGPGNFCLVHVSLVPVLNVVGEQKTKPTQHSVRGLRTLGLTPNVLACRSARPLEDNVKEKLSQFCHVPAANIITLHDVSNIWHIPLLLRDQKAHEAILKDLNLLSVTGEPKLEKWMARAKLCDTLCDPVRIAMVGKYTGLSDSYLSVLKALLHASLRCRKKLVVEWVASTDLEDETAKEAPDSYEAAWKLLKGAHGILVPGGFGDRGVQGKILAAKYARENKVPFLGICLGMQIAVIEFARSILKLKDANSTEFDPDTLNPCVIFMPEGSKTHMGGTMRLGSRRTYFKVIDCKSAKLYGNVSYVDERHRHRYEVNPEMIMELERAGLKFFGRDETGRRMEILELPDHPYFVGAQFHPEFKSRPEKPSALFLGLIAASCGQLDFFLKNSNWNLTSSVAINGFSTPKPCQNGISKKPSKISMNGTFYSNGNSNGNRRTCLRNLSALVADLFRSSFHFCNFVSPLYANVQFVS